In the Cohaesibacter gelatinilyticus genome, CCTGGTCGTTCTTTCCTTGCAACAGTCAAATACAAGTTCTGACCTTATGCGTTCCTAATGCTGGACGGAATGCATAAAAAACCCCGGGAGCTGGTCTCTCGGGGTTTCTTTTTGCTGAGCTTAAGCTCGAACTTAGCGATAGAGTTTGATGAGGGTGCTGAAGAACTGAAACGCCTCTTCCTTGGTCAGCTTGTCGTTCAGCTCCTCTTGAATGATTTCCATATAGTGTGGCCAAATTTCCTTGTTGGCCTGGGTGCCATAGGGAGTGATCCTCAAAAAATGTGCACGTCGGTCCTTCTCGCAAGGCACGCGCTCGATCAGTCCCTTTTTCTCCATTCGCGATAGATGCCGGGACATATTGAACTGGGCCATATGCAATCTTGAAAGCAGGTCGGTGGAGCGAATGCCATCTTCCCCTGCTCTTTCAATTTCAACCAGGGCCTCATGCCAAAACGGACTGTCAAATCCGTGTTTTCGGAGGTGCTTTTCCATTTTCGGATAGAGATAGCGATGGGCGCGGTACATGTGGATCCAGACACGATTGATCAGCTGTTCGTGCGGTTCTTGTTGAATCTCTTCAAGGGATTTCATGACTTTGGCCCTGTTTTTTGGTCTTGGCATATGCAGCCCGGTCGGAGCTGAAATGCTTTCTAACATCTTTAGCAGAAACCGGGATTGTCTAGATCACCGTTTCCTTTGAAAAACACTCAAAATCGTTTGAAAAATTGAATTTTATCTTCCACTTTTCCAAAGATTTATTTATTGATAATGGAACTCAAGTTAACGCAAAAACGCATCACAATTCCATGGGTTACGCAACATTATCGCACATACCCACATCTTAGCTGAAAAGAGGCGCATCATGTTCAACTGCATCCGGAATGCTGGCGCAGCTTCCCTTATTTTGGGCATGCTGGCGACTGCTCCAGCACATTCCGCAGATATTGAAATCAAGACACCACGTGGCATGGCAGAACTACCTTCCACGCCGGCAAAAATCGCCGTAATGGATATTACGGCTCTGGATACGATCGATCTGCTCGGTGTCAAACCAGTTGGTGTTCCGGAGCGGCTTTATGTCGACTATCTAAAGGATTTGGGTGACGATGCCCAGAAAACTGGAAGTTTGTTCCAACCGGACTTCGAGGCCATTCACGCGCTTCAGCCAGATCTCGTTGTCGTTGGTGGTCGGTCCTCCAAGCAATATGATGCCATGACCAAGATTGCGCCAACCATCGATATGACCGTCTGGGGTGAAGATATCATCGGTCAGGCCAAAGCACGTCTTGCTGCTTATGGTGCTTTGTTTGGCAAAGAGAAGGATGCAAAAACCCACCTTGCAGCCTTTGAAGCAAAGATTGCTGAAGCCAAAAATACCGTGAAAGACAAAGGCAATGCTTTGATCATTCTTACCAACGGTCCAAAGATTTCTGCCTATGGCGCGTCGGGTCGTTTCAGCTGGCTGCATGAAGCAATCGAGCTGCCTGAAGCCATCAAGAATGTGGAAGAAGCCACTCATGGTGAGGCTGTGTCTTTTGAATTCATCCGTGAGGCAAATCCCGATTGGCTCATCGTGATTGATCGCTCAGCAGCAGTTGGCAACAAAGGTGTAACCGCGAAAGAAACGCTGAACAATGCGCTTATCCATGACACCAAAGCATGGGAATCCAATCAGATTGTTTATCTGGATGCAGCCAATATCTACATCGCAAGTGGTGGCATCCAATCCATGACCAATACTCTGGATGAAATCATCACCGCCTTCGGCAAAGCGCAGTAAAGCGAGTAACATACACATGCGCAAAGGCTGGTTTGTGGCTGTGCCACTGCTCCTTTTTGGAGTAGTGGCAAGCCTGTTCATTGGTGTGATTGATGTCAGTCCCGCTGCTCTGTTCAGTGCGGATCGCACCATGTCGGTCATGGCTATCAGTAGAATTCCGCGTACGGTGGCAATCATTCTGACAGGGTCTTCCATGGCGGTTGCGGGATTGATCATGCAAATGATCGTTGCCAATCGCTTCGTGGAGCCAATGACTGCGGGGTCGGGATCCAGTGCTGCCTTGGGTGTTCTTCTTGTCACCTTTTTCATGCCGGCCGCTTCGATTTTTACAAAGATGCTGATTGCCTGCCTTGTTGCGCTTGCCGGAACGGCAGGCTTTCTGATGCTGGTGCGTAGATTGCCACCCCATCAGCCTTTGCTTGTGCCTTTGGTTGGTATTGCCTATGGAGGTGTTATCGGCGCGATCGTTACATTCATCGGCTATCAGACCGATCTGCTGCAATATATCGAGGTCTGGTTCAATGGCGAGTTTTCCGGCATTTTGCAAGGCCGGTATGAATTGTTATGGTTGGCAGGAATATTGACTTTGCTGGCCTATTTTGTGGCCGATCAGTTCGCCATCCTTGGCCTTGGCAAGAATGTCTCCATCAATCTTGGCCTGAACTATCAGCAGATTGTCCGGCTCGGACTACTTATTGTCTCTCTCATCACCGCCATGACGGTTGTAACTGTCGGCATGATCCCCTTTGTCGGATTGGTCGTGCCCAATATCATTTCTCGCTGGTTGGGAGATAATCTTCGCCAGACCCTGCCAGTAACCGCATTGATGGGAGCCTGTCTGGTTCTGGTCTCTGATTTGATCGGCAGACTGGTTCGCTATCCGTTTGAAATTCCGGTTGGAACCATATTCGGTATCGTTGGCGCTGTGATTTTCCTATGGATTCTCTATATGCCAGCAACAACGAAACGGGGTTCGAATTCTGACAAGCGCGAGGCCTCGAAATGCTGACGCGCCGTATGTCCTGTCTCGTTGGGTTATATCTGCTTTCCTGCCTGGCATTCCTGACGATCAATTCGCGGGGCAACTGGGATTTTATCCTTCAGTTTCGCGGCACCAAAGTGCTAGGGATCACTTTGGTAGCAACTGCTATTTCGGTCGCGACCCTTCTGTTTCAGACCCTAAGTCGCAATCGAATTCTGACGCCATCC is a window encoding:
- a CDS encoding ABC transporter permease, whose product is MRKGWFVAVPLLLFGVVASLFIGVIDVSPAALFSADRTMSVMAISRIPRTVAIILTGSSMAVAGLIMQMIVANRFVEPMTAGSGSSAALGVLLVTFFMPAASIFTKMLIACLVALAGTAGFLMLVRRLPPHQPLLVPLVGIAYGGVIGAIVTFIGYQTDLLQYIEVWFNGEFSGILQGRYELLWLAGILTLLAYFVADQFAILGLGKNVSINLGLNYQQIVRLGLLIVSLITAMTVVTVGMIPFVGLVVPNIISRWLGDNLRQTLPVTALMGACLVLVSDLIGRLVRYPFEIPVGTIFGIVGAVIFLWILYMPATTKRGSNSDKREASKC
- a CDS encoding siderophore ABC transporter substrate-binding protein, with translation MFNCIRNAGAASLILGMLATAPAHSADIEIKTPRGMAELPSTPAKIAVMDITALDTIDLLGVKPVGVPERLYVDYLKDLGDDAQKTGSLFQPDFEAIHALQPDLVVVGGRSSKQYDAMTKIAPTIDMTVWGEDIIGQAKARLAAYGALFGKEKDAKTHLAAFEAKIAEAKNTVKDKGNALIILTNGPKISAYGASGRFSWLHEAIELPEAIKNVEEATHGEAVSFEFIREANPDWLIVIDRSAAVGNKGVTAKETLNNALIHDTKAWESNQIVYLDAANIYIASGGIQSMTNTLDEIITAFGKAQ
- a CDS encoding MarR family winged helix-turn-helix transcriptional regulator translates to MKSLEEIQQEPHEQLINRVWIHMYRAHRYLYPKMEKHLRKHGFDSPFWHEALVEIERAGEDGIRSTDLLSRLHMAQFNMSRHLSRMEKKGLIERVPCEKDRRAHFLRITPYGTQANKEIWPHYMEIIQEELNDKLTKEEAFQFFSTLIKLYR